tttgtgtgcgtgtctcgtgttttgtgtgcgtgtctcgtgttttgtgtgcgtgtcTCGTGTTTGGTGTGCGTGTCTCGTGTTTGGTGTGCGTgtcgtgttttgtgtgcgtgtgtgtttggttCCGCTCCAGAGGTCtggggatctctctctctcacttcacCAGAGTCTGGGAGTCTGAGGGGTAGaatcattgaatagaatcccgagtggagaaggaggccgttcggcccatcaggcttgcacagaccacaatcccacccagtccctatccccaaaaccccatgtatttaccctgctaatcccctgacactaagggacaatttcccatggctaatcggtctaacctgcacatctttgggacactaagggacaatttagcatggccaatacccctaacctgcacatctttggacactaagggacaatttagcatggccaatccacctaacctgcacatctttgggacacgaagggacaatttagcatggccaatccacctaacctacacatctttgggacactaagggacaatttagcatggccaatccaccctaacctacacatctttggacacgaagggacaatttagcacggccaatccaccctaacctacacatctttggacactaagggataatttagcatggccaatccacctaacctgtatgtctttggacactaagggacaatttagcatggccaatccacccaacctacacatctttggacactaagggacaatttagcatggccaatccaccctaacctacacatctttggacaccaagggacaatttagcatggccaatccaccctaacctacacatctttggacaccaaaggacaatttagcatggccaatccaccctaacctacacatctttggacaataagggacaatttagcatggccaatccaccctaacctacacatctttggacactaaggggcaatttagcatggccaatccaccctaacctacacatctttggacactaaggggcaatttagcatggccaatccaccctaacctgcacatctttggacaatatgggacaatttagcatggacaatccaccctaacctacacatctttggacactaaggggcaatttagcatggccaatccaccctaacctacacatctttggacactaaggggcaatttagcatggccaatccaccctaacctacacatctttggagtgtgggaggaaaccagatcacccagcggaaacccacgcagacacggggagaacgtgcaaagctccacatggtcacccaagtccggaattgaagacaggtcgctggcgctgaggcagcagtgcgagctaCTGTGCcagaaatagaacaaagaacatcgaACCTCGAAGCAGgggtcggccattcggcccttcaagcctgctccgttatccattatgaattcacggctgatcatcaaattcaatatcctgatttccccccataatccctcgatccctttagccccaagagcgatatctaatttattcttggaaATCAcccaacgttttggcctcgactactttctgtgggagtgaattccacacattcaccaccctctgggtgaagaaacttctcctcacctcagtcctaaaagggtttaacccccttatcctcaaactatgactccccctagttctggactccgccaGAATGATGTCCGAGGGGGGAGCATTTGCtagggtggttgggggagggtttaaacaaaaatggcaaatggatggGAGCCTATGCAAGGAGTCgggggaaaggaaatgagaaaAATGATAGGCAGAAGAATCAAAGAGCCAGAATCAAACATGGCCTCAGTAAGAGATGGTGGGAGTGGGGCCAGTATTGTCAGTCTATAGGCTTTGTGGCTTAATGTGAGGAATGTTCGTATAAAAATGGAGGTGGATCAGTAAGTTGCAATTAagtaatttacaaatggatatggagagGTTCAATGAgggggccaaaatgtggcagatggagattaactcGGTTTAAATGGTTAAAGAATTGCagcttgctgctgtgcagagggacctgggtgtccttgtgcaggaatctcaaggagttggtttgcgggtgcagcaggtaatgaagGCGGCGAATGGGAttgtgtccttcattgcgagagggatggaaacagcgaggttatgttgcagctgtataaggtgctggtgaggccacacctggagtgctgtgtacagttttggtctccttacttgaggaaggatatactggcactggagggggtgcagaggagattcactgggttgattccggagttgagagggttggcttatgaggagagactgagtagactggggctatactcattggaattcagaagaatgaggggagatcttatggaaacatttcagattatgaagggaattgataagatagaagcagggaagttgtttccactggcgggtgaaactagaactagggggcatggcctcaaaataagggggatcagatttaggactgagttgaggaggaacttcttcacacaaagggttgtgaatctgtggaattccctgcccagttgaggctacctcgttgaatgttctttaagacaaggatagatagatttttgaacagtaaaggaattaagggttatggtgagcgggcgggtaagtggagctgagtccacgaaaagatcagacatagaacagtacagcacagaacaggcccttcggctcacgatgttgtgccgagctttgtctgaaaccaagatcaagctatcccactccctatcatcctggtgtgctccaggtgcctatccaataaccgcttaaatgttcctaaagtgtctgactccactatcgctgcaggcagtccattccacaccccaaccactctctgcgtaaagaacctacctctgatatccttcctgtatctcccaccacgatcttattgagtggcggagcaggggctcgaggggccagatggcctactcctgctcctagttctgaagCTGTAatgggcaagtgtgaggttatccattttagtcagaaaaatacaaaggcaattttttttattccttcatgggacacgggcgtcgctggccgggtccagcttttattgcccatccctagttgccccttggaggggcagttgagagtcaaccacattgctgtggctctggagtcacatgtaggccagaccagggtaagaacactagatttccttccctaaaggggaaccagatgggttttttccgacaatggatcatcagtagattcttaattccagatattttttattgaattcaaattctgcccgaggcgggattcgaacccggggtccccagaacattagctgagtttctggattaatagtccggcGATAAtgtcactcggccatcacctcccctcacttATCTCACCGGAGAGAAACTTTGGAGTGCttgggtgcagagggatctgggtgttcttgtgcacgaATTGCAGAAGTTAGTACGCAGGCGCAGCAGGGAATAAGGAAGGCAGATGGGATCTTGGCATTTTTTACTCAAggaataaaagtaaggaagtattgctgcaactgtacaatgcAGGAGTGAGACCAAATCTGGAGTATTTTGCacagttttggtttgatttattattgtcacatgtatcgggatacagtgaaaagtattgtttcttgcgcgctatacagacaaagcataccgttcatagagaaggaaaggagagggtgcagaatgtaatgttacagtcacagctaggggtgtagagaaagatcaacttaatgcgaggtcgggtccattcaaaagtctaatggcagcagcagggaagaagctgttcttgagtcggtcggtacgtgacctcagacttttgtatctttctccccgacggaagaaggtggaagagagaatgtccggggtggggagggggtccttgattctgccggctgcttttccccggggcagcgggaagtgtagacggagtcaatggacgggaggctggtttgcgtgatgggactgggctacgttcacacacccacgaccctttgtggtttcttgcggtcttgggcagagcaggagcccccagaccaagctgtgatacacccgggaaggatgctttctatggggcatctgtaaaagttggtgagagtcgtagcggacatgccgaatttccttcgtcttctgagaggcgttggtggggctttaactatagtgtctattGAGGGATGTCGTTGCATTGgaggaagttcactagattgattccagagatgacgggtttgtcatacgaggagagattgaagagtTTAATGGAGGTGTGTGTACAAGGTGATAAGGGGGCATTGacaaagtggacgtggagaggatgtttgttgcctcttgtggggcattctagaacaagaggtttTAGGGTAAGGGACAGTAGATTTAAGAGAGAAGGAACTACTTCCCTcaaaaagtggtgaatctgtggaattctctaccccagagtgtggtggatgtggGACATtgggtaaatttaaggaagagatagatttttaatcagtgatgggttacggtgagcgggcgggtaagtggagctgagtccacaaaaagatcatccatgatcttattgaatggcggagcaggggctcgaggggccggatggccgactcctgctcctagttatgattctaattccattttccatcgCTTGTACTTTGGCTATGGTGTTTGAAGTGCTCATTTAAACACTTTTTAATAGTTGTGAGAGACTccctccgcctccaccaccctttcaggcagcgggttccagattctcaccaccctctgggtgaaaaatgttcTCCTCAAACccacctctaaatctcctgccccttacctcaaATCCattctccccatccccaccccgatTATTGACCCCCTCGACTAAAGAGGGAAAAGTTCCTCCCTATCTACCCGTCGGGGTGGCACagggggttagcgctgctgcctcacagcaccagggacctgggttcgattaccggcttgggtcactgtctgtgcgtagtctgcacattctccccgtgtctgcgtgggtttcctctgggtgctccgggttcctcccacagtccacagatgtgcaggttagggtggattggccgtgctaaattgccccttagtgtccaaagatgggttaggtggattggccatgctaaattgtcccttagtgtccaaagatgtgtaggttaggatggattggccatgctaaattgccccttagtgtccaaagatgtgtaggttaggatggattggccatgctaaattgtcccttagtgtccaaagatgtgtaggttagggtggattggccatgctaaattgtctcttagtgtccaaagatgtgtaggttagggtggattggccatgctaaattgtctcttagtgtccaaagatgtgcaggttagggtggattggccgtgctaaattgtctcttagtgtccaaagatgtgcaggttagggtggattggccatgctaaattgtctcttagtgtccaaagatgtgtaggttagggtggattggccatgctaaattgtctcttagtgtccaaagatgtgtaggttaggtggattggccatgctaaattgccccttagtgtccaaagatgtgcaggttagggtggattggccatgctaaattgccccttagtgtccaaagatgggttaggtggattggccatgctaaattgtcccttagtgtccaaagatgtgcgggttaggtggattggccgtgctaaattgtctcttagtgtccaaagatgtgcaggttagggtggattggccatgctaaattgccccttagtgtccaaagatgtgcaggttagggtggattggccgtgctaaattgtcccatagtgtccaaagatgtgcaggttagggtggattggccatgctaaattgccccttagtgtccaaagatgtgcaggttagggtggattggccatgctaaattgtaccttagtgtccaaagatgtgtaggttgggtggattggccatgctaaattgtcccttagtgtccaaagatgtgtaggttaggtggattggccatgctaaattgccccttagtgtccaaagatgtgtgggttaggtggattggccatgctaaattgccccttagtgtccaaagatgtgtaggttaggtggattggccatgctaaattgtcccttagtgtcagggggactagctagggtaaatatgtggggttacagggatagggcctgggtgggattgtggttggtgcaggcgtgatgggccgaatggcctccttctacactgtaggattcaaccctatctgtgtccctcattattctgtaacacctcgatcaggtccccctccctccctccctccctctgccccccccccccaccctccccatcagcCGTCTCGGCTCCAAGGAAAACTACCTcagcctctctctgtcactgagacgctccagcccaggcagacatccccgtgaatttcctctgcaccccctctgtctgtctctctccctctctctctgtctgtctctccctctctgtctcttctctctgTCGCTgagacgctccagcccaggcagacatcccggtgaatctcctctgcaccccctctgtctgtctctctccctctctctctgtctgtctctccctctctgtcgctgagacactccagcccaggcagacatcccggtgaatctcctctgcaccccctctgtctgtctctctccctctctgtctctctccctctctccccagtgCGATTACATCCTTCCtccagtgtggcgaccagaactgcacacagtactctcgctgtggcctaaccagcgtttgaTAACAGCTCCCATCGTAAGCTCCCCCcgctctagaaatcatagaaaccctacagtacagaaagaggccattcggcccatcgagtctgcaccgaccacaatcccaccctggccctatccccatatccctacatattttaccccactaatccctctaacctacgcatctcaggacactgaggtgcaatttagcatggccaatcaacctaacccgcacatctttggatattcaaTGCCTGGGGGCTGATGAAGGACAAGCTCCCCCCAAGTTGCCGTCTTAACCACCTGTCCCACTGTCTTCAGGGAATCAATGTACGCACGCCCCAATGTCCCTTTGGTCCTCTGTCCTAGCAGACTAGTGTTCATTATGTATTCCTGTGTGGCCTACTGTTGCTTATTTTCTCCCGGCCAGTGAAACACAATGTCCTTTTTTGAAAGAAAGatgtgggggagagtgagtgccTCTGGAAACACGGCCGATTTGAACAGAGAAAACTCCATCAGAGGTGTGTGTGGCCACAGTATAGGCATGGCGAGGGGTTGGCGAGGGTGGAGGGGTTGGCGAGGGTGGAGAGGGGTtggcgagggtggagggggggttggcgagggtggggggggttggcgagggtggaggggggttggCGAGGGGTtggcgagggtggaggggggttggCGAGGGGTTGGCGAGGGTGGAGAGGGGTTGGCGAGGGTGGAGAGGGGTTGGCGAGGGTGGAGAGGGgttggcgagggtgggggggttggcgagggtgggggggggttgggcgagggtggaggggggttgggcgagggtggaggggggttggcgagggtggggaggggttggcgagggtggggggggttggcgagggtggaggggggttggcgagggtgggggggggttggcgagggtgggggggggttggcgagggtggggggggttggcgagggtggggggggttggcgagggtggaggggggttggcgagggtggagaggggttggcgagggtggaggggggttggcgagggtggaggggggttggcgagggtggaggggggttggcgagggtggaggggggttggcgagggtgggggggggttggcgaGGGTGGAAGGGGgttggcgagggtgggggggggttggcgagggtgggggggggttggcgagggtgggggggggttggcgagggtggggggggttggcgagggtggaggggggttggcgagggtggaggggggttggcgagggtggaggggggttggcgagggtggggggggttggcgagggtgggggggggttggcgagggtggggggggggttggcgaggGGGTTAAAACAACCAGTGGGACTTGGAGAAAGCCTTTTATTTGACAATTTTCTGATACACGATTTACTGACGAAGGAGATACAGAATTTTGAAAAAATCATGGCTGTACAGGACTATCTCTGACCGCGTAAGCCATTCTCCCGAAGCCATGGCTTAATCCCAAAGTTCAACCGGACAGGGTCTGGGGGCTCAGCGTACAAACACTGCCGTGTGCCCcccggggaggagagagggagagggcggggggaggggagagagagaacattcATTTGCAGGGATCCCAGAAatagtggcacacacacactcactctctcacacacacactctctctcacacactctctctcacacacacactctcacacacacacactctctcacacacacacactctctcacacacacacactctcacacacacacactctctcacacacacacactctctcacacacacacactctctcacacacacactctcacacacacacacactctctcacacacacacactctcacacacacacactctctcacacacacacactctctcacacacacacactctctcacacacacacactctcacacacacactctctcacacacacacactctcacacacactctctctctctcacacactctctctcacacactcactctctctcacacacacactctctctcacacacacactctctctcacacacacactctctctcacacacactctctctctctctcacacacactctcacacacacacactctctcacacacacacactctctctcacacacacactctctctcacacacactctctctcacacactctctctctcacacacacactctctcacacactctctctcacacacacacacacactctctcacacacactctctctctcacacactctctctctctcacacactctcacacactcactctctctcacacactcactctctctcacacacgcactctctctcacacacacactctctctcacacacacactctctctcacacacactctctctctctcacacacactctctctcacacacacactctctctcacacacacactctctcacacacactctctctcacacacactctctcacacacactctctctcacacacacacacactcacactctctctctctctcacacactctctcacacacactctctctctcacacacactctctctcacacacactctctcacacacacactctctacacacactctctctcacacacactctctctcacacacactctctctcacacacacactctctctcacacacacactctctcacacacacactctctcacacacacactctctcacacacacactctctcacacgctctctcacacacgctctctctcacacacgctctctctcacacacacactctctctctcacacacacactctctctctcacacacactctctctcacacactcactctctcacacacgcactctctcacacacgcactctctcacacacgcactctctcacacacgcactctctcacacacgctctctctcacacacgctctctctcacacacacactctctcacacacacactctctctctcacacacactctctctctcacacacactctctctctcacacacactctctctctctcacacacactctctctctctcacacacactctctctctctcacacactctctcacacacacactctctcacacacacactctctcacacacacacactctctctctctcacacacacactctcacacacactcactctctctctcacacacacactctctctctcacacactctcacacacactctctctcacacactctctctctcacacactctctctctctcacacactctctctcacacacactcactctctcacacacacacactctctcacacactctctcacacacactctctcacacacactctctcacacacactcactctctctctcacacacactcacacactctctctctctcacacactctctctcgcacacactctctctcacaaacactctctcacacacacacactcactctctcacacaaacacacacactctctttcacacacacactctctctctctcacacactctctctcgcacactctctctctctcgcacacactctctctctcgcacacactctctctctcgcacacactctctctctcgcacacactctctcacacacacacactcacacacacactctctcacacacactcactctctctctcacacacactcacacactctctctctcgcacacactctctctcgcacacactctctctcgcacacacactctctcacacacacacactcactctctcacacaaacacacacactctctctctcacacacacactcacacactctctctcacacactctctctcgcacacactctctctctcgcacacactctctctctcgcacacactctctctctcgcacacactctctctctcgcacactctctctctctctctcacacacacactctctctcacacacacactctctctcacacgtccGCTCTctttatgagtgtgtgtgtgtgtgagagggagagtgtgtgagagagggagagtgtgtgagagagggagagtgtgtgtgagagagagagtgtgtgtgagagatagtgtgtgtgagagagtgtgtgtgtgagagagagggaggggagaataCTGTATGGATGTTGGggttgtgtgtgagggagggagcaaTGGGAACACTGATgatgacactgtgtgtgtgtgtgtgtgagagtgtgtgtgtgtgtggggaagagtTGGGGGAGGCACTATcagggggtttgtgtgtgtgtgtgggtggtcagGGCTATGAACACTGCCTGTAGATTGGGGGTTATGGGGTGTGGGACGAGATCCCCGGGAAAGAGGGGGTAAATGAACGTACCCGGGGAAGGTGGCAACACGAGGGGAAATCCAGCCTTGCGATGATGGTCAGTCAGCAGCGAGCGGGAGTCGGATTAccccttattcccccccccccgctttaccccccccccacacacacagggagccacccctccctcccccccccccccccccccatcccccctcgccCCGCGTCAGCGCAGTTGCTGTGGCAGCACGGGGATGTCGATCTCCAGGGTGGAGAGGCGGGACCGCCGGGCGTAGGGGGCCGGGCCCGGGGTGTGGACGCTCTCGGGGTAGGAGGCCAGGGGTTGCCAGAAGGGGGCGGGCAGCGACTTGCAGACGCAATACCAGAGGAAGAGGAGTCCGGAGGCCAGCAGGAGGCCGGCCGAACTGCCCAGCGCCAGGTGGAGGGAGGCGCCCGGGCTCCAGGAGGCCGTGGCGTGCCGGCGGTTCATCTCGGCGGTGTGGAAGAACAGCCAGAGGCAGGGGGCCAGGGACAGGGCGGCCGACAGGAGGTAGAGGGCCCCCGACACCAGGTGGCAGCCCGCCGTGTTGACCAGGCACTTCACTAACTCCAGGCTGGGGATCTTGGAGCTGCAGGCCGAGTTGCACATGCCCAGCAGGCAGAGGACGGAGGCGCACAGGGCCAGCAGGAGGGCCAGGGGCAGGGCGAACTGGAGCAGCCGCAGGTCCAGCTGGTCCAGGGTCCGGTACCAGGCGGTGTCGGCGAGCGCGCACTCCACCCGCCCCTCGTAACGCACGCAGCGGCTCCACAGCCCGTCCGACACGCTGACGTTCCGGTCGTTGCGGTTGGACGAGTAGAGGCGCTGGACCCGCCAGGCCGGCAGGAGCGTGGCGCCCAGCAGTCCCGCGGCGGAGGCCACACCGC
The Mustelus asterias unplaced genomic scaffold, sMusAst1.hap1.1 HAP1_SCAFFOLD_2964, whole genome shotgun sequence genome window above contains:
- the cldn12 gene encoding LOW QUALITY PROTEIN: claudin-12 (The sequence of the model RefSeq protein was modified relative to this genomic sequence to represent the inferred CDS: inserted 1 base in 1 codon), with protein sequence MDSAADQWASRGAGRTAAILPPIRVVRPKRERGRGGEGWSLKPRRKGKVSFPLLKVLPPSSLQVSSLSAGVCWCRLSMACHDXHAATVLALLCGVASAAGLLGATLLPAWRVQRLYSSNRNDRNVSVSDGLWSRCVRYEGRVECALADTAWYRTLDQLDLRLLQFALPLALLLALCASVLCLLGMCNSACSSKIPSLELVKCLVNTAGCHLVSGALYLLSAALSLAPCLWLFFHTAEMNRRHATASWSPGASLHLALGSSAGLLLASGLLFLWYCVCKSLPAPFWQPLASYPESVHTPGPAPYARRSRLSTLEIDIPVLPQQLR